From the genome of bacterium:
TCGCCCACGGTGAGGTCGCCGGCCAGCGCGACGCGCACCCCTTCGAGCTTGTTCCGCGTCAGCCCGCGCACGAAGAGCGCGCTCTCGCGCAGCGTCTTGCTGGGGATCGTGCCCCAGTTGACGCGGGTCCCGCCGACGACGTGCTCCTGCTCGACCAGCGCCACCGACTTGCCGGCGCGCGCGGCGAGGATCGCCCCCCGCTCTCCCGCCGGTCCGCCGCCGATCACGACGAGGTCAAAGGAGTCCATCGAGCGCTCCGTACGTCTTGAGGAAGTACCACGCGGCGAGGAGGAAGCCGATCGCCACGACCGTCCGCCGCGCGGCGCGCCGGCCGACGCGGTGGGCGAGCGCCGAGCCGGCCAGCCCGCCGAGGACCGCGCCGACCGCCATCAGCGGCACGACCGTCCAGACGACCTGCGCGGAGAAGACGAACGCCGCGATCGCCACGCCGTTGATCGACAGGGCGAGGAAGTTCTTCAGCCCGTTCATCTGGTGGATGTCGGTCAGGCCGAGCAGCCCGAGCGCGGCGAGCATCAGGATGCCGATCCCCGCGCCGAAGTAGCCGCCGTAGAGGCCGACGACGAACTGAAAGGCGATCGCCCCGAGCCACCAGCGCGCGCCGCGCCGCCCGCCGCCGAGCCCGTTGACCCAGCGCGCCACCGGCTCGTTGGCCGCGAGCAGAAGCGCCGCGGCGAGGATCAGCCACGGCACGAGGTTGTCGAACAGCTTCGCCGGCGTGTAGAGCA
Proteins encoded in this window:
- a CDS encoding sulfite exporter TauE/SafE family protein, whose protein sequence is LYTPAKLFDNLVPWLILAAALLLAANEPVARWVNGLGGGRRGARWWLGAIAFQFVVGLYGGYFGAGIGILMLAALGLLGLTDIHQMNGLKNFLALSINGVAIAAFVFSAQVVWTVVPLMAVGAVLGGLAGSALAHRVGRRAARRTVVAIGFLLAAWYFLKTYGALDGLL